CCAGTTGTCGTGGGACTGCAGCATGgacaggcaggcagaggagtTGTCAGCATAGGCTGCTGGGAAAACACAATCTCTTACAAACACTAGAATCAGGCCAAATACCAATCTTGTACTCAAATACAATGAAGAGGTTTAAAAACCACCCTTCATCACTactactttgaaaaaaaaaataaaaacaaaattacacacagagaaaaaaacaaagcaaataacCAGTTATGTCAAGCTCACACCTTTATTGGCATTGCCCTGATGTATTGTTTTGCTCCACTCATAACTGCAAAATCTTATTTCTGTGAATGGCCTATGGCCAAAAGGCGGTCTGCAAGCCAGCTGCTAATTCAGCACATGCCATTTTACACAGTCAGTGGGAAAAGGAGAGCTCTTTATTTACACTGTCACCTGGAGACCTTCCATCTCCATCCCCTACACTGGCTGTAAcagtctggcacagctggataACAAGGCTACCGCTGGATCACATATCCCAGTTTTGAGCCAAGCATGCCCCCTTGAAACCTGCCTTAGGCACCATCAGGAGTGACTGGAGTGTGGCTTAGACTGCTTGGCTTGTGACCCAAACTGCCTGGCCCACACAGCAGGGGCACTAGGAAGCTATAAAGGGAGTCCCATACAGCCACCCATGGTCAGAAAGAAGCTGCTGTGGTAGCTAGCTAAGGGAAGGAAGTTTTTTGCTGAGGACAAGAAAGAATACCAGAGAGGTTTGTTCTTTTATCCTATAAGTCTTGCGCAAAATTTCCAAGACTTAcaagaaaatttccaaaatttacAAGAAAAGTTCACAGAGAGTTAGTTTTCCACTTCAAAATTAACTACAAGGCTACATACAAGACTGGTCAGGCTGCATCTAGAAGCCCATGTATTACTTCATAAttcaaaataatacatattttttaaatgggaaCCTTCGACATCTATAGAGCCTGAAAGCTAAAATTGTTAGCCATTCTTCTttgccaattaaaaaaaaacccaaaaaaaccagcaaaaaaccCACTGTTAAAAATCCCCTTTTCACCCTTAAGTATCTGGTGCCTGAGATACTAAGGGTGAAAGATATTTGGCTACTTCTGAGCACACCTTTTCTAAAAGCTCTGCAGTTCACTCAGCTCCTCATTGTTTCTGCCTATGCAGCAGTGGGACATTCACAGACAGACACTCACCACAGCCCCAGGTCAGATAAGCTGCCAAAACCAGACCCCCAGTTCCAAAGGCCCTGGGAGCACGTCCTGGGCTCAGGGCCCCCtttcccagagctcagccttacctggggagctgttcctgtGCGAGTAGGGGCTGGCGTAGGGCGCGGGGCGGTGGCTCCTCAGCGAGGAGTACCTGtcacagctgtgggcaggggacAGCGAGAGCCCGGCTCCGAACTGCGCGTGGGCGCTGGCcggggggcacagagccccgcCGCCAGGAATGAGCCAGCTGCCTACTGGGGGAGCGAGAGCTCGGTCAGAGGGCTGGCCAAGGCAGCCGGGCACGGAACCACAGCCACGAGACAAGTAACTGCGAGGAAACGCACGCTCGGCAAAGGAAAGTTTCAACACAGCTGAAAAATCTGGATCGCTACAACTTGGATAAATGCTCttacaaaagaaaatcagaCAGCAGCTTAGACAAAGTCTTGTGTCAAGCTAACTTGTTTTTTACATCACCATTTAACCACAACCACAGTAAGGAAATACTGAAATTAAACCCTCCCATATGTAGGTAGTGCGTGCTCAGTAATTGTTAGCATAGTATTCAGTTTTAAACTGATTTTGGGGGGTCTCAATCTACAGCTAAGCTCTGAAGTTTCTCAGACTGCTAAGAACTCCTCTTAAAAATTAAGTATGTTCTCTGAAGCAAAAGAATTCCTGCTGCAAATCAACTCTCCCATCCTTTTTAGGCTACATTTTGTTGTCAATTTGTTAAAACAGAAATCATTAAGACACAACTGCTTTTCAATCATCTGAAAAAACTTCTTTAAGCAAATGCCCATAATTTTCTTAGAGTAATTAAAACATAAGTACTATCCCAAtaaattttatgaaataaaCTTTTGTCGCCATGTCCATGTGAACATTGCTGTCCTTGTACAAGAAAGCAGATGTCTTTTTGGACACAAAGGCAACTCTGCAGGATTCTGTTAAATGCTTTTGAATGCAATAAATCCTAACCACACACAGAGATTATAGTGTTTATACAAACATCAACATGCATGAACCACAACCACAGAGACTGGTAACAGTCCTCTCTCTATGAGCTAACAAGCCAGCTACCAAGCACTGGCCTCAAAGTTTAGCTTAACTTCACACAGAGTAGATGGAAGAAATCAAAGTCATGCTCATGATGCACAATGAACGGAAACATACACTGTGAATACCCAGACTGCTGGTTGTCCCCCACTTCCTCCATCATGTCTTTGTGATCACTCCTATAAAAGAAACCATGTTGTATTAGTTAAGAGTTTGTCTTCAAAAAAATCTATCTCAAAAACAGACATTTCAGAATTAAGTTAAGAGCTCTCACCTTTCTTTTGCATCAAGAAATGCCTTTGCAAACGgattgtatttaatttttaaagctgtgatctaaaaacaataacaaataTCTTTATTTACATGTATCACCATTCATTATCACACTGATATTAGGATTTGAACTAGGAGTATCCAGTGAAGTTGGTAAAAtcacactttattttttaagaaataaaagtaGGCCCATAAAAGCAACTGATGGGCATGAATTAAACAGCTCCTTAAAGGTCTTATCAAAGTATTATCAAAGCACTAGGAGTTAGTCTCTCTGTCAAATTTTGAAACACCAAATAGCCCAAGTTCATTGATCATCTAAGGAAACACCTAAGAAAGGTAGTAAATTAAATAGCTATAaaaaacttcacatttcaaGCCAGAGCAGATTTGACATCAAAGAAATCTCAGAAAACCTGATAATTACAACTTCATTCAACACACACATGCATTTGAGTAACAGAAAAAGGGCTGCTCCAAAAATGGTGCAGTCATTTCACTGTGTAGCTCAAAATGACCATTGTTTATTCTACCATAGTTGTTTGCCCCCAGAGAGTCTTTTCAAATTACTCCTCAATAATGAATCTGCAGTATATATTGAGACAAACAATGCTCAAAACTTTGTTCTATAGCTCATTCATAGGGCTTTTACATGCATTAATTTAATCTTTTCTATTTAGCTTCAAAAAAAGCATGGGAAGAAGTGagaaatgcaaaaggagatCCATTATTTTGCTCTGTAACATGCACGCTTTGCTACTGGAACCCCGCCGGCAGTGGCAGCCTCCCTTCCCCGCTGTGCTTACCTCCTCGTTCTGGTAGGCTGTCACAGCTATAAACTGCGTTTCTGGGAAGGAATGGCTGGTGATCATCCGCTGCGGGCCACCCACTCGCACGATGTGGATCCGCGGCTCATACTTGTGCAGGGAGTTCAACATGATCTGCGAACAAACAGAGCAGGTGAGCAGCGACAGGgtggcagcagatgctgccaggCAAAGGGCCCTCAGGTTTTAAAGTATCCATCATTCCATCAGAGGTGGAAAAAGCAATAAGCACGAAAAAAACCTAAAAGTGAAGCTGTGAGAGAAGGAAAGGCACACTGAGGACAGACACAACTTTCTGCACAAGTTATCCTCATCCCTGTTACTTGACAAAGCACTCGAAGATTCACAAATGCATCAATGATAAGTCAGCCTTAGAAAGATTCATCTACCACACCACGGACACTAGCAAATATTCAGACCAGAAAGAGCTTTTCAAAAAAGAGTAAGTGATAAAACATCAAGGCACTCATCCTCGGTGGAAGGAGACGCTCccatgaatgaatgaatgaattgcGGGGCAAGGAGAAGCGCGACCCATCCCAACATGTTTGGTAAGGATGAAAACGAGCAGTAAGGAGAGAGCAGGTCCCGGTGCCGGCGTTTACCTGCCCGCCGCCGTTGAGCTTGTTGGTGAGTTTGACTTTGCTGAAGGAGACGGGCGCCTTCATCCAGTGCGCGCCGAAGTTGGGCGAGTCGGGGTGGATGTAGACGCAGCTGGGCGCCTGCGGCTCCGGCTTCCCGCCGGGCACCCACTCCCCGTTCACGTACTTCCAGCGGTGCCCGTCGGCCGCCACGAAGTCCAGCAGGAAAGAGTACATGGCGTTGGGGTCCAGCCCCGACACGCTCACCTTCAGCACCGGGAACATCCTCCTGCGGGGCGACACGGAGGCGCGAGGGGGGTTGTCCCGCCGCCGGGACCCCCTCGCCacccggggccggggcggggagGCAGCGCGGGCGGCCCGGGGGGGCCGGTCCCTACC
This window of the Ammospiza nelsoni isolate bAmmNel1 chromosome 3, bAmmNel1.pri, whole genome shotgun sequence genome carries:
- the TBXT gene encoding T-box transcription factor T isoform X3; this translates as MSSPGAEGAGKPPQYRVDHLLSAVESELQAGSEKGDPTERELRVALEDSELWLRFKELTNEMIVTKNGRRMFPVLKVSVSGLDPNAMYSFLLDFVAADGHRWKYVNGEWVPGGKPEPQAPSCVYIHPDSPNFGAHWMKAPVSFSKVKLTNKLNGGGQIMLNSLHKYEPRIHIVRVGGPQRMITSHSFPETQFIAVTAYQNEEITALKIKYNPFAKAFLDAKERSDHKDMMEEVGDNQQSGYSQSYADNSSACLSMLQSHDNWSSLGVTTHTAMLPMGHSTGTATSSSQYPNLWSVSSSSITPVSQPSGMSNGLSSQFLRGSPGPYSALPHTVPAASSASPLYDGTAPADLPDSQYDTSAHARLAPTWTPVTSPSM
- the TBXT gene encoding T-box transcription factor T isoform X2; its protein translation is MSSPGAEGAGKPPQYRVDHLLSAVESELQAGSEKGDPTERELRVALEDSELWLRFKELTNEMIVTKNGRRMFPVLKVSVSGLDPNAMYSFLLDFVAADGHRWKYVNGEWVPGGKPEPQAPSCVYIHPDSPNFGAHWMKAPVSFSKVKLTNKLNGGGQIMLNSLHKYEPRIHIVRVGGPQRMITSHSFPETQFIAVTAYQNEEITALKIKYNPFAKAFLDAKERSDHKDMMEEVGDNQQSGYSQCSWLIPGGGALCPPASAHAQFGAGLSLSPAHSCDRYSSLRSHRPAPYASPYSHRNSSPAYADNSSACLSMLQSHDNWSSLGVTTHTAMLPMGHSTGTATSSSQYPNLWSVSSSSITPVSQPSGMSNGLSSQFLRGSPGPYSALPHTVPAASSASPLYDGTAPADLPDSQYDTSAHARLAPTWTPVTSPSM
- the TBXT gene encoding T-box transcription factor T isoform X1 produces the protein MSSPGAEGAGKPPQYRVDHLLSAVESELQAGSEKGDPTERELRVALEDSELWLRFKELTNEMIVTKNGRRMFPVLKVSVSGLDPNAMYSFLLDFVAADGHRWKYVNGEWVPGGKPEPQAPSCVYIHPDSPNFGAHWMKAPVSFSKVKLTNKLNGGGQIMLNSLHKYEPRIHIVRVGGPQRMITSHSFPETQFIAVTAYQNEEITALKIKYNPFAKAFLDAKERSDHKDMMEEVGDNQQSGYSQLGSWLIPGGGALCPPASAHAQFGAGLSLSPAHSCDRYSSLRSHRPAPYASPYSHRNSSPAYADNSSACLSMLQSHDNWSSLGVTTHTAMLPMGHSTGTATSSSQYPNLWSVSSSSITPVSQPSGMSNGLSSQFLRGSPGPYSALPHTVPAASSASPLYDGTAPADLPDSQYDTSAHARLAPTWTPVTSPSM